In the Moraxella osloensis genome, one interval contains:
- a CDS encoding aminoglycoside phosphotransferase family protein, whose translation MNHPAAQLANQDPCDSTASPSNTEPCEQQPLEQQSLKQQSLKQQSREQQLHTWLTQVFPNQSLQHEKIPGDASFRSYHRLTVDNQHYIVMDAPPEKESVKEFIAVDNLMAGHVHVPKMIATDEQQGFIVLEDLGNTDFADVIAKDLTDAGELAKTARYYQQAMQAILAIQKIDVNDAKAVIPSYDDALLRREMGLFSEWFLPYLGVTMTPDLETLWQDLQSDIIQQVIAQPQVVVHRDFHSRNLMVLNHSDELGVIDFQDAVIGAYTYDLASLLRDAYINYDETWVNTHLAHYCQLAQIDKSLAEFTVDFNIMSMQRHLKVLGIFVRLFKRDGKDRYLVNLPKVFNDLLTCLKAISQRDVLHTFDKFADWMTAIVEPAFHQKIQG comes from the coding sequence ATGAACCATCCCGCCGCACAACTTGCCAACCAAGACCCTTGCGATAGCACAGCTTCGCCATCAAATACCGAGCCATGTGAACAACAGCCACTTGAACAACAATCACTTAAGCAACAATCACTTAAACAACAGTCACGTGAACAACAGCTGCACACTTGGTTGACCCAAGTTTTTCCAAATCAGTCATTGCAGCATGAAAAAATACCTGGCGATGCCAGCTTTCGCAGCTATCATCGCTTAACCGTCGACAATCAACACTATATCGTGATGGATGCGCCGCCAGAAAAAGAATCGGTGAAAGAATTTATCGCCGTGGACAACTTAATGGCAGGTCATGTGCATGTGCCAAAAATGATTGCCACGGATGAACAGCAAGGTTTTATCGTCCTTGAGGATTTGGGAAACACGGATTTTGCCGATGTCATTGCCAAGGATTTAACGGATGCAGGCGAGCTGGCAAAAACTGCGCGCTATTATCAGCAAGCAATGCAGGCGATTTTGGCGATTCAAAAGATTGACGTCAATGATGCCAAAGCCGTTATCCCAAGTTACGATGATGCCTTGCTGCGCCGAGAAATGGGCTTGTTTAGCGAGTGGTTTTTACCCTATCTCGGCGTGACGATGACCCCAGACTTAGAGACGCTGTGGCAAGATTTGCAGTCTGATATTATCCAGCAAGTCATCGCGCAGCCTCAAGTGGTGGTGCACCGTGATTTTCACAGCCGTAATTTGATGGTATTAAATCACAGCGATGAGTTGGGTGTGATTGATTTTCAAGATGCTGTCATCGGTGCCTACACCTATGATTTGGCGTCTTTATTGCGAGATGCCTATATCAATTATGATGAAACATGGGTCAACACGCATCTGGCTCATTATTGTCAATTGGCGCAAATTGACAAAAGCTTGGCAGAGTTTACCGTGGATTTTAATATCATGAGTATGCAGCGTCATCTTAAGGTATTGGGAATTTTTGTACGTTTGTTCAAGCGAGATGGCAAAGACCGTTATTTGGTCAACCTGCCTAAAGTTTTCAATGATTTATTAACTTGTTTAAAAGCTATCAGCCAACGCGATGTGCTTCATACTTTTGATAAATTTGCTGATTGGATGACCGCCATTGTTGAACCTGCTTTTCATCAAAAAATCCAAGGATAA
- the lptD gene encoding LPS assembly protein LptD produces the protein MKKSVKLSPISSTSNRLTSHSSLPTQPTRLHQSLHQIYRHTNVLAMTLGAMFTTLYSTSALAVLPTAAVTESTDTATAQSTEAQNIESQNIETQSTESQSIEKQNLGTSAATPDTDSSIATTADSATTVDVTTNQGITPISAPDIKPNSARTRPNFTPNQQQQASLEKLKTFYQPKTQQTTDDTSATVANSNSNPNLLKPLTPDSQQSVAQANSQSKAATRKDAMCHGNWVYPTSTIYQQQALAAAATDQPNSSFPIYASSDYGYYDNENYAELSGDVQINQGRQQISADKVVVNVQDGIAAAQGNVLLVDAAQSTQSTDGNPRASLKDNPKGGLITVADELAYQTDSTKATAKDVAFASVPLQAYGYAKRLNKVDESRVEIDDVMFTTCAPDNPTWQINAKNIDINTDTGRGEAYNATLKVKNTPVLYLPYFNFPIDDRRTSGFLLPRGGFSTEGSFNVQLPYYFNLAPNYDATVTPTIFTDRNPMLTGEFRYLTEKFGYGSLTGSYLPNDKQYDDEDRTRFYYNHHWQSKDIPNLSIDALYQYVSDPKFLNDFETLGDETVQLNLPRRIQANYYNDYLTALAKIETFQTLDRNLTNSDKILDKDKPYDRLPQLSVKYRVPWVTQFDLTGISDFAYFKRPINDGSAPEQSGGRLYNKLTAAYPMTRTWGYVTPSVSLQHLYTQFDQESADANGLDKNSKSQSIFVPQFSIDSGLNFFKAGTPFGKFDESLGGYQLLSPRLKYVYSPYKDQTDVPNFNTRLASLNFSQLYEDSWFLGYDRLPDNNHLTPSLNYRYIDGNGLTRLDASVGKQIYLSDIRVHLDDTDDGLKIDNTGTVFEVSTQPRQDFWVDLDGSVDDNADLNYINTQFRYAPTFNSLYNLGYIKRNDSRFGQKALSAFTGSAVLPINDNWQFLGAVQYDNEKSRFSDALAGFTYDSCCYGLSIYARRYYDELSDKDSADHAIMAEISLNGLSNKGDGRLASLMRNRVLGYDPKY, from the coding sequence ATGAAAAAATCTGTGAAATTGTCGCCTATTTCGTCAACTTCTAATCGTTTAACTTCACATTCGTCTTTGCCAACCCAGCCCACACGCCTGCATCAATCATTACACCAAATTTATCGACATACCAATGTTTTAGCGATGACGCTTGGCGCGATGTTCACTACTTTGTATTCAACCTCAGCGCTTGCGGTGTTGCCGACAGCCGCCGTTACGGAATCGACTGATACAGCAACAGCACAAAGCACAGAAGCTCAAAACATTGAGTCACAGAATATTGAGACACAAAGCACTGAATCACAGAGTATTGAAAAACAAAACCTTGGTACCTCAGCTGCAACGCCCGATACCGATAGTAGTATTGCCACCACAGCAGACAGCGCCACCACTGTCGATGTGACCACCAATCAAGGCATCACGCCGATTAGCGCGCCTGACATCAAACCAAACTCTGCGCGTACTCGTCCCAACTTTACCCCAAATCAACAACAGCAAGCCAGTCTAGAAAAGCTCAAAACCTTTTATCAACCCAAAACCCAGCAAACCACGGACGATACTAGCGCCACGGTTGCTAATTCAAATTCCAATCCAAATTTACTGAAACCTCTCACGCCTGATAGTCAACAGTCAGTTGCTCAAGCAAATTCGCAATCAAAAGCAGCCACCCGAAAAGACGCCATGTGTCATGGCAACTGGGTATATCCCACTTCGACCATCTATCAACAACAGGCATTAGCGGCAGCCGCTACCGACCAACCCAATAGCAGTTTCCCAATTTATGCGTCGTCTGACTATGGCTATTACGACAATGAAAATTATGCTGAATTGTCAGGTGATGTGCAAATTAACCAAGGTCGTCAGCAAATCTCTGCCGATAAAGTGGTCGTTAACGTGCAAGATGGCATTGCGGCCGCTCAAGGTAATGTTTTGTTGGTCGATGCCGCGCAAAGTACCCAATCGACAGACGGTAACCCACGTGCAAGCCTTAAAGATAACCCAAAAGGGGGGCTGATTACCGTTGCCGATGAACTGGCGTACCAAACTGATAGCACCAAAGCAACCGCCAAAGATGTGGCGTTTGCCAGCGTACCGCTACAAGCGTATGGTTATGCCAAACGGCTTAATAAAGTCGATGAAAGCCGCGTTGAAATTGACGATGTCATGTTTACTACCTGCGCGCCTGACAATCCGACATGGCAGATCAATGCCAAAAACATCGATATCAATACCGACACGGGTCGCGGTGAAGCCTATAATGCGACGTTAAAAGTTAAAAATACCCCAGTATTGTACCTACCGTATTTTAACTTTCCGATTGACGATCGTCGCACCAGTGGTTTTTTGTTACCACGCGGCGGTTTTAGTACGGAAGGGAGTTTTAATGTACAGTTACCTTATTACTTTAATCTAGCGCCAAATTACGATGCCACTGTCACGCCAACCATTTTTACTGACCGCAATCCGATGTTGACGGGTGAGTTTCGCTATCTGACAGAAAAATTTGGTTATGGTAGCTTGACAGGTTCTTATCTGCCAAACGACAAACAATATGATGATGAAGACCGTACCCGCTTTTATTATAATCATCATTGGCAGTCAAAAGATATCCCTAACCTATCCATTGATGCGCTATATCAGTATGTCTCAGATCCTAAATTCTTAAACGATTTTGAGACATTGGGTGATGAAACCGTTCAATTAAATTTACCGCGCCGCATTCAAGCCAATTATTACAATGACTATTTGACTGCGCTTGCCAAGATTGAAACCTTTCAAACACTGGATCGAAATTTAACCAATTCAGACAAAATCTTGGATAAAGACAAACCGTATGACCGTCTGCCGCAGTTATCGGTCAAATATCGTGTGCCTTGGGTGACCCAATTTGATTTGACTGGTATCAGCGATTTTGCCTATTTTAAACGCCCAATCAATGATGGCTCTGCGCCTGAGCAAAGCGGTGGCAGATTGTATAACAAACTCACTGCTGCCTATCCAATGACGCGAACTTGGGGATACGTGACCCCGTCAGTAAGTTTACAGCACCTTTATACCCAATTTGACCAAGAATCAGCCGATGCCAATGGACTGGATAAAAATAGCAAAAGCCAATCTATTTTTGTACCGCAGTTTAGTATTGATAGTGGCTTAAATTTCTTTAAAGCAGGCACCCCATTTGGTAAATTTGATGAATCCTTGGGCGGCTATCAGTTATTAAGCCCGCGCCTAAAATATGTGTACTCGCCCTATAAAGACCAGACTGATGTACCCAACTTTAATACCCGTTTAGCATCGCTCAATTTTTCGCAGTTGTATGAAGATTCATGGTTTTTGGGCTATGATCGTTTGCCTGACAATAATCATCTAACCCCTTCATTAAATTATCGCTATATTGATGGCAATGGTTTGACTCGCTTGGATGCCAGCGTGGGCAAACAAATTTATTTGAGTGATATTCGGGTACATCTTGATGATACTGATGATGGGTTAAAAATTGACAATACTGGTACCGTCTTTGAAGTAAGCACCCAACCGCGTCAAGATTTTTGGGTGGATTTAGATGGCTCGGTCGATGACAACGCTGATTTAAACTATATTAACACCCAGTTTCGTTATGCGCCAACTTTCAATAGCCTTTATAACTTAGGGTATATCAAACGCAATGACAGTAGATTTGGACAAAAAGCCCTCTCTGCTTTCACAGGCTCCGCTGTTTTACCTATTAATGATAATTGGCAGTTTTTAGGGGCTGTGCAATACGACAATGAGAAAAGTCGTTTTAGTGATGCGTTAGCGGGCTTTACTTATGATAGCTGTTGTTATGGCTTATCAATTTATGCTCGCCGTTATTATGATGAATTAAGTGATAAAGACAGTGCTGACCACGCTATCATGGCAGAAATTAGCTTAAATGGGTTATCCAACAAAGGTGACGGTCGACTGGCTAGCTTGATGCGTAATCGGGTATTGGGTTATGACCCTAAATACTAG
- the murU gene encoding N-acetylmuramate alpha-1-phosphate uridylyltransferase MurU: MSTTITQAMILSAGKGTRLRPLTLTTPKPLVEVGGQPLIVWHIKALKQAGITDITINVSWLADKLLNAIGDGSQFGVTIHWSIEPEEPLETAGGIKMALATGKLKDQPFILVNGDVWTPFDFAQLSQIQLNHSQAYLLLTDQATHNPTGDFALENGKVKVEGTPKYTFAGISVMSPRLLDAVKAGETAPLAPLLKQAMQAGLVMGDLLSEAWVDVGTLERLENLNQKLSANK; the protein is encoded by the coding sequence ATGTCAACCACTATCACCCAAGCCATGATTTTATCCGCGGGTAAAGGCACTCGGCTGCGCCCTTTAACCTTAACCACGCCAAAACCGCTGGTCGAAGTCGGCGGGCAACCGCTTATCGTGTGGCATATCAAAGCACTCAAACAAGCAGGTATCACCGATATCACCATCAATGTGTCATGGCTTGCTGATAAACTGCTCAATGCAATCGGGGATGGCAGTCAATTCGGTGTCACCATTCATTGGTCGATTGAGCCAGAAGAACCGCTTGAGACAGCCGGCGGTATCAAGATGGCTTTGGCTACCGGCAAATTAAAAGACCAGCCATTTATCTTGGTCAATGGGGATGTGTGGACGCCTTTTGATTTTGCTCAACTAAGCCAGATTCAGTTAAACCACTCGCAGGCTTATTTGCTACTCACCGACCAAGCGACGCATAACCCAACGGGCGATTTTGCCTTAGAAAATGGCAAGGTCAAGGTAGAAGGTACGCCAAAATATACCTTTGCAGGGATTAGTGTGATGTCACCAAGATTATTGGATGCGGTCAAGGCAGGGGAGACTGCGCCGCTTGCACCACTACTCAAACAAGCCATGCAAGCGGGTTTGGTAATGGGGGATTTGCTGAGCGAGGCGTGGGTCGATGTAGGCACGCTTGAGCGTTTAGAAAATTTGAACCAAAAATTGTCGGCTAACAAGTGA
- the tkt gene encoding transketolase: MTTPISERRLANAIRTLAFEAVQKANSGHPGAPMGMADIAEVLWRKFLKHNPTDPNWLNRDRFVLSNGHGSMLQYALLHLTGYDVSIEDIKNFRQLHSKTPGHPEYGYTAGVETTTGPLGQGIANAVGFAIAEKTLAAQFNRDGYQVIDHHTYCFLGDGCLMEGISHEVCSLAGTLQLGKLVVYYDDNGISIDGDVKGWFSDDTQKRFEAYGWQVQKVDGHDTDAITQATQNAIDEKNKPSLIICKTVIGAGSPNKQGKEDSHGAPLGADEILLTRQALKWDHEAFELPDDIYEGWDCTVKGQALQQSWESEFDAYKDAYPELASELLRRVNGDLPANFETQAQEFIKACQDNPENIATRKASQNSINALQPLLPELLGGSADLAGSNLTWFKNAKALEDDAAGNYIHYGVREFGMTAIANGIALYGGFIPYVATFLMFMEYARNAVRMSALMKQRVINVYTHDSIGLGEDGPTHQPVEQLSSLRATPNLHTWRPCDTVESAVAWVEALKAKSTPSALIFSRQNLPHQARDIEQVANIAKGGYVLAKEQGELRAIIIATGSEIELAMNAYTELTAEGLGVRVVSMPCAEVFAKQEINYRDSVLPPQVRARVAVEASHIDYWYKFVGLDGKVVGMTTFGESAPAKDLFPYFNITTEAVIQAVKAVV; the protein is encoded by the coding sequence ATGACAACCCCAATTTCTGAACGTCGTCTTGCCAACGCCATCCGTACCCTAGCTTTTGAAGCGGTGCAAAAAGCCAATTCTGGACATCCAGGCGCACCGATGGGCATGGCAGATATCGCTGAAGTGTTATGGCGTAAGTTTTTAAAGCATAATCCAACCGACCCAAATTGGCTAAATCGCGACCGTTTTGTGCTTTCAAATGGTCATGGCTCAATGCTGCAGTACGCTTTGCTGCACTTGACAGGGTACGACGTTAGCATTGAGGATATCAAAAATTTTCGCCAATTGCATTCTAAAACACCTGGTCACCCTGAATATGGCTATACCGCAGGTGTGGAAACTACTACAGGTCCGTTGGGTCAAGGGATTGCCAATGCCGTAGGTTTTGCGATTGCAGAAAAAACCCTAGCCGCGCAATTTAACCGAGACGGTTACCAAGTCATCGACCACCATACCTATTGCTTTTTAGGTGATGGTTGTTTGATGGAAGGTATTAGCCATGAAGTTTGCTCATTAGCCGGTACGCTGCAACTGGGAAAATTGGTTGTGTATTATGATGACAATGGTATTTCGATTGATGGTGATGTCAAAGGCTGGTTCTCCGATGACACCCAAAAACGTTTTGAAGCTTATGGTTGGCAAGTGCAAAAAGTTGACGGTCACGATACCGATGCCATTACCCAAGCGACCCAAAATGCCATTGATGAAAAAAATAAACCCTCACTCATCATCTGTAAAACCGTGATTGGCGCAGGTTCACCCAACAAGCAAGGCAAAGAAGATTCCCATGGCGCACCCCTTGGTGCAGATGAAATCTTGCTTACCCGTCAAGCCCTCAAGTGGGATCATGAAGCCTTTGAACTGCCAGACGATATTTATGAAGGGTGGGACTGTACAGTTAAAGGTCAAGCGTTACAGCAATCATGGGAAAGTGAGTTTGATGCTTATAAAGACGCTTACCCAGAGCTTGCCAGTGAATTACTTCGCCGTGTGAATGGTGACTTGCCAGCAAATTTTGAGACACAAGCACAGGAATTTATCAAGGCGTGTCAAGATAACCCAGAAAACATTGCAACGCGTAAAGCCAGCCAAAATTCAATCAATGCCTTACAGCCATTATTGCCAGAGCTGCTGGGCGGTTCTGCTGATTTGGCAGGGTCAAATCTGACTTGGTTTAAAAATGCCAAAGCGCTCGAAGATGATGCGGCAGGTAACTATATTCACTACGGCGTGCGTGAATTTGGTATGACGGCGATTGCCAATGGTATTGCCTTATATGGCGGCTTTATTCCGTATGTGGCAACATTCTTGATGTTTATGGAATATGCGCGCAATGCGGTGCGTATGTCAGCCTTGATGAAACAACGCGTCATTAACGTTTATACCCACGACTCAATCGGTCTGGGTGAAGATGGCCCCACTCACCAACCTGTCGAGCAGTTGTCAAGTCTGCGTGCCACCCCAAATCTACATACTTGGCGACCATGTGATACGGTTGAGTCAGCTGTGGCATGGGTAGAAGCCTTGAAAGCAAAATCAACCCCATCCGCGCTCATTTTTAGCCGTCAAAACCTACCGCACCAAGCGCGAGATATTGAGCAAGTAGCCAATATTGCCAAAGGTGGTTATGTACTAGCCAAAGAACAAGGCGAGCTACGTGCCATCATCATCGCCACAGGTTCAGAGATTGAGCTTGCAATGAATGCTTATACTGAGTTGACTGCCGAAGGTTTGGGCGTGCGCGTCGTATCGATGCCCTGTGCTGAAGTGTTTGCCAAACAAGAAATCAATTACCGTGACAGCGTGTTGCCACCGCAAGTGCGTGCCCGTGTGGCGGTTGAAGCCAGCCATATCGATTATTGGTACAAGTTTGTAGGGCTTGATGGTAAAGTCGTGGGTATGACCACCTTTGGTGAGTCTGCCCCTGCCAAAGACTTATTCCCATACTTTAACATCACCACTGAGGCGGTCATTCAAGCCGTGAAAGCGGTTGTTTAA